The following coding sequences are from one Triticum aestivum cultivar Chinese Spring chromosome 5A, IWGSC CS RefSeq v2.1, whole genome shotgun sequence window:
- the LOC123101570 gene encoding GPI mannosyltransferase 1, whose amino-acid sequence MATVRWRVLAASAALRLALVAYGEWQDAHLEVRYTDVDYLVFSDAAASVAAGGSPFARATYRYSPLLAFLLLPNSLLHPAWGKLLFSAADLLVGLFIDTILELRGVQAKTRIWCVVAWLFNPFTSTIGTRGNCEPIVCAAMLWILICLMKGRVLQAAFWYGLIVHFRIYPIIYAIPFVIVLGKNYAGPAGRPVLTQWSSKQQLQSNKARENLEEPTSLLATLWNFLSSLVTRDTILFGLLSGSMFFAWTGIFFYLYGWEFLNEALLYHLTRTDPRHNFSIYFYHIYLHHQQGFSSIQRLASFLPQLIVQLALIIRFSRDLPFCMFLQTVAFVAFNKVMTAQYFVWFFCLLPLILPWTGMKLKWKGLVCTLVWMGSQLHWLMWAYLLEFKGRNVFVQLWAAGLVFLAANTFVMIMVIRHHSHTPLFSAPAGPRTKIAAKKE is encoded by the exons ATGGCGACGGTGCGGTGGCGGGTgctggcggcgtcggcggcgctgCGGCTGGCGCTGGTGGCGTACGGGGAGTGGCAGGACGCGCACCTCGAGGTGCGCTACACGGACGTGGACTACCTCGTCTTCTCCGACGCggcggcctccgtcgccgccggGGGCTCCCCGTTCGCGCGCGCCACCTACCGCTACTCCCCGctcctcgccttcctcctcctccccaacTCCCTCCTCCACCCCGCCTGGGGCAAGCTCCTCTTCTCCGCCGCAG ATTTGCTCGTTGGGTTGTTCATCGACACCATTCTCGAGCTGCGGGGCGTCCAGGCGAAGACGCGGATCTGGTGCGTGGTGGCCTGGCTGTTCAACCCCTTCACCTCCACCATCGGCACCAGAGGGAACTGCGAGCCCATCGTCTGCGCCGCCATGCTCTGGATCCTCATCTGCTTGATGAAGG GTAGAGTACTGCAAGCAGCATTCTGGTATGGGCTGATTGTGCACTTCAGAATATACCCAATTATATATGCAATCCCCTTTGTTATTGTTCTTGGCAAGAATTATGCCGGTCCTGCTGGTAGACCTGTCCTTACACAGTGGAGTTCAAAACAGCAGTTACAAAGCAATAAAGCCAGGGAAAATTTGGAAGAACCGACATCACTCTTGGCGACTCTATGGAATTTTCTCAGTAGCCTTGTTACAAGAGATACTATCCTGTTTGGGTTGTTGTCTGGATCTATGTTCTTTGCTTGGACTGGCATCTTCTTCTATCTATACGGGTGGGAGTTTCTAAATGAAGCACTCCTTTACCACCTCACACGGACTGATCCAAGGCACAATTTCTCGATTTACTTCTATCACATATATCTGCACCATCAGCAAGGGTTCTCAAGCATACAGAGGCTGGCTTCGTTCCTGCCGCAGCTGATCGTGCAGTTGGCGCTCATCATACGCTTCTCCAGGGACCTTCCGTTTTGCATGTTCCTCCAGACAGTCGCATTTGTGGCTTTCAACAAG GTGATGACAGCGCAGTACTTCGTGTGGttcttctgcctgctgcccctcatCCTCCCCTGGACCGGCATGAAGCTGAAGTGGAAGGGCCTGGTCTGCACGCTGGTGTGGATGGGGTCCCAGCTGCATTGGCTGATGTGGGCCTACCTGCTGGAGTTCAAGGGGCGGAACGTGTTCGTGCAGCTCTGGGCCGCGGGCCTCGTGTTCCTGGCCGCCAACACCTTCGTGATGATCATGGTGATCAGGCACCACAGTCACACCCCACTCTTCTCGGCGCCGGCGGGGCCCAGGACCAAGATTGCCGCCAAGAAGGAATAG
- the LOC123104861 gene encoding protein TRIGALACTOSYLDIACYLGLYCEROL 3, chloroplastic isoform X1: MQRVRDAGCGPWSRHIPKRAGGFHPPFFSSSIRRRAPPWRRRRPPPPRSGARAPTWAASPSRATPAPPASAPPSRSGRLGVLSSRKCRAVVSATRRPGLGNAGNLREGSNVAKNWDLGRQIGDEHGVLIECRDVHKSFGDKHVLQGVSFKIRHGEAVGIIGPSGTGKSTILKVMAGLLAPDKGEVFICGKKRQGLVSDEDISGLRIGLVFQSAALFDSLNVRENVGFLLYENSKLSEERIGALVTETLAAVGLKGVEERMPSELSGGMKKRVALARSIINDDTKETIEPEVLLYDEPTAGLDPIASTVVEDLIRSMHVTGKDAMGKPGKIASYAVVTHQHSTIRRAVDRLLFLHEGKIVWEGMTEEFMTSTNPIVQQFASGSLDGPIRYF; this comes from the exons ATGCAGCGGGTGCGGGATGCGGGATGTGGGCCTTGGTCGCGTCACATCCCCAAGCGAGCAGGAGGATTCCACCCACCTTTCTTTTCATCCTCCATTCGCCGCCGAGCGCCACCATGgcgtcgccgccgaccgccgccgccgcgctccggcGCCCGGGCGCCCACGTGGGCCGCGTCCCCGTCCCGCGCCACTCCGGCGCCCCCTGCCTCCGCGCCGCCCTCCCGTTCAG GCAGGTTAGGCGTGCTGTCGTCGAGGAAGTGCCGTGCGGTCGTGTCGGCCACAAGGAGACCTGGTTTGGGCAATGCAGGGAACCTGCGCGAG GGTTCGAACGTGGCTAAGAACTGGGATTTGGGCAGACAGATTGGCGATGAGCACGGTGTTCTTATAGAATGCAGGGATGTGCACAAGTCCTTTGGGGACAAGCATGTACTGCAAGGCGTCAGCTTCAAG ATTAGACATGGTGAAGCTGTTGGAATAATCGGTCCTTCGGGAACTGGCAAATCAACTATTTTGAAGGTTATGGCGGGCCTTCTAGCCCCTGATAAG GGCGAGGTATTCATATGCGGAAAGAAAAGACAGGGCTTAGTTAGTGATGAGGATATATCAGGTCTCCGGATTGGCTTG GTATTTCAAAGTGCGGCATTGTTTGATTCTCTCAATGTTCGTGAAAACGTTGGATTTCTTTT ATATGAAAACTCCAAGTTGTCTGAGGAGCGAATAGGTGCACTAGTGACGGAAACATTGGCTGCAGTAGGCCTAAAA GGTGTCGAGGAGCGAATGCCATCTGAATTATCCGGAGGCATGAAAAAGCGTGTAGCCCTTGCTCGTTCAATAATAAATGATGACACAAAAGAAACAATAGAGCCAGAG GTTCTTTTATACGATGAACCTACAGCTGGGCTTGACCCTATAGCATCCACTGTCGTTGAAGACCTTATACGTTCCATGCACGTGACAGGGAAAGATGCTATGGGTAAGCCAGGAAAGATAGCATCGTATGCGGTTGTCACTCATCAGCATAGCACAATAAGAAGAGCTGTTGATAG GTTGTTGTTTCTCCATGAGGGAAAGATAGTTTGGGAAGGGATGACAGAAGAATTCATGACATCAACAAATCCCATTGTACAGCAG TTTGCCTCTGGCAGCCTGGATGGTCCAATTCGATACTTCTGA
- the LOC123104861 gene encoding protein TRIGALACTOSYLDIACYLGLYCEROL 3, chloroplastic isoform X2, protein MASPPTAAAALRRPGAHVGRVPVPRHSGAPCLRAALPFRLGVLSSRKCRAVVSATRRPGLGNAGNLREGSNVAKNWDLGRQIGDEHGVLIECRDVHKSFGDKHVLQGVSFKIRHGEAVGIIGPSGTGKSTILKVMAGLLAPDKGEVFICGKKRQGLVSDEDISGLRIGLVFQSAALFDSLNVRENVGFLLYENSKLSEERIGALVTETLAAVGLKGVEERMPSELSGGMKKRVALARSIINDDTKETIEPEVLLYDEPTAGLDPIASTVVEDLIRSMHVTGKDAMGKPGKIASYAVVTHQHSTIRRAVDRLLFLHEGKIVWEGMTEEFMTSTNPIVQQFASGSLDGPIRYF, encoded by the exons ATGgcgtcgccgccgaccgccgccgccgcgctccggcGCCCGGGCGCCCACGTGGGCCGCGTCCCCGTCCCGCGCCACTCCGGCGCCCCCTGCCTCCGCGCCGCCCTCCCGTTCAG GTTAGGCGTGCTGTCGTCGAGGAAGTGCCGTGCGGTCGTGTCGGCCACAAGGAGACCTGGTTTGGGCAATGCAGGGAACCTGCGCGAG GGTTCGAACGTGGCTAAGAACTGGGATTTGGGCAGACAGATTGGCGATGAGCACGGTGTTCTTATAGAATGCAGGGATGTGCACAAGTCCTTTGGGGACAAGCATGTACTGCAAGGCGTCAGCTTCAAG ATTAGACATGGTGAAGCTGTTGGAATAATCGGTCCTTCGGGAACTGGCAAATCAACTATTTTGAAGGTTATGGCGGGCCTTCTAGCCCCTGATAAG GGCGAGGTATTCATATGCGGAAAGAAAAGACAGGGCTTAGTTAGTGATGAGGATATATCAGGTCTCCGGATTGGCTTG GTATTTCAAAGTGCGGCATTGTTTGATTCTCTCAATGTTCGTGAAAACGTTGGATTTCTTTT ATATGAAAACTCCAAGTTGTCTGAGGAGCGAATAGGTGCACTAGTGACGGAAACATTGGCTGCAGTAGGCCTAAAA GGTGTCGAGGAGCGAATGCCATCTGAATTATCCGGAGGCATGAAAAAGCGTGTAGCCCTTGCTCGTTCAATAATAAATGATGACACAAAAGAAACAATAGAGCCAGAG GTTCTTTTATACGATGAACCTACAGCTGGGCTTGACCCTATAGCATCCACTGTCGTTGAAGACCTTATACGTTCCATGCACGTGACAGGGAAAGATGCTATGGGTAAGCCAGGAAAGATAGCATCGTATGCGGTTGTCACTCATCAGCATAGCACAATAAGAAGAGCTGTTGATAG GTTGTTGTTTCTCCATGAGGGAAAGATAGTTTGGGAAGGGATGACAGAAGAATTCATGACATCAACAAATCCCATTGTACAGCAG TTTGCCTCTGGCAGCCTGGATGGTCCAATTCGATACTTCTGA